TTAAATCTTCTAGATAAAGAAAGATATGGATTTGTTTATAAGGGAGTGTACTTACTACTTTTGACTTAAGTTTACTAGTCCTGTGTATGGTCAGATATGATGAAAGATTCGATAAGTATTTTGGAAGTAtgcacaagaaaagaaaattaatggATCAGTTGTCATTAaaccatgttataattatcaaaagAATTCAGAATGGTAGAAGGAGAGCCAACCTATGCAACCGATACAGTAGTAAATCACTTTATATTATGATGTCCCAAAGATTTGCAGAACCTGTCATAAAGCTTTGCACACATCAACATATCCTCATCCTCCAAGGAGGAGCTTCAGAGAGGACTATGAGAAATGTCATAGGGTTGTATGGTACCTTTATTTACACAGTTCTCGACAAGAAAGTGGATGCTGATACTATGGCTACTTTTTGTGGGGGCCTGGCAGCTTAAATATACTGAATGCATTAATCACAACTAATAATTACTTTGAGTTAGGTGCTTCATTACATCTGAAAAAGCAGAGCATCTTATCTTGACCAAATTCTTTGCCTGTGAATCTGTCATTTCTTCATCTAAAAATATTCGAGTTAAAAAGACTTTTAAAAGAGGAGGACACAAATGAAGATGCTACCAGCTGATGAGAATAGTATCTAGTGATTTGTCTATGGTGGAGGAAATGAGATAGGTGATAAGGATTCTTACTGTTACCTGGAATCTGTATTGCAGTACAGATTCTTAAGAACTTGGGTCAGTCCTGTTCTCTCAGCATCTCAGCAGAGAAGCGATTCTTAGCTGGTGCCAAATTCTTGAGGATCTTAACATTCAACATCTCTTAGACGAATTTTTCTTTTGGCCACAGTTCTGCTAAGATTCTGATTTCTGATGGAGCAAAGTTCTGTTTGTCACCAAATGGCAGTAGTGATAACAGTGCATCCACAAGCTTGGCCACTGCATTCCAAGGTCAGAGGAAAAGAAGCACCAGTTTCAACTTTAGAATGTTGATAGAGAGCCCCATTTCTTTAATTCAAATCCAGAAAAAAGTATTCTTCCCGTATGAACAATAGACTGTTTAATATGCTACATAATGCAAATgtgattgtgtgtgtgtgtgtgcgtggagAGGAATGGAACAAACAATTCTTTCTGATCTGTTGTTTGCTATATCAAGTACTTGAGCTGATGATACATGAATAAGAAAATGTTTCAAATTGTTATGTAAGCTGATATCACAGTGATTAGAAGCTGGTTTTGTCAATGAAAAATATGCTTACCTAGGGAATATTTGATAATACCATGATCACAAAAAGCAGAATTATTTTCATTTTGATCACTGCAAAATATCATTCCAGATATATCTGGGAATCTGAAGCAGTTCCTACGCTCCTGTGCTTTTAACCTTTCAAACTGAGGAATAGATACTCTTTTGGATCTTAAGCCATGCCAAGCAAAGCGAAGGAACATCATCAACTTGCCCAACTCCGACTCCAGATCATCCACATCAACTTGATGGAAAGAGGAGCCTGAGGTTGTGGCAATATATCcaatgatttaattttttttattccagAAAAGCTTTCCATGGATTATCTCAGACTCGTATGCTTGCTGCATGATCAATTTAAGATCATTCTGTCATCGGTGCATCTCCTTGTCTATGTAAACCATTTTTGGAGAGACAACAAACTAACTTGGACATTTTGTGATCTCAACATTAATGTGTTATCCCTTCACAAGCAAACAACAATCTAAAGCTTGTGGCAGCTAGCTACATCTTAAGCTAATGCATCAATTTTTCtgatattattatatgattcttTTTATGTAGTTGATATAATTCCTTGAAATTTTCTCTCTAAAGCTTTGATGTCTTTCTCTGCTTGGACTTCTCTCCAAAGCCGGATTTTGGCAGCATTAAGATGATTCCATGCAAAGCAGTGAAAGGAAATCTTATTCTGAACATCCTTTTTAGGAGGGACATTTTGATCTGTCACTCCACCACACAATCCTCATCTGATTCTTTCCTACTCACTACAACGGTTCCAGTGATCacatctctctctccctctctctctctctctaagagtATTATTCGCCAACTGGAACCGCCACCACAGAACCCCTCCACTCTTGCTCCCTTCTCCCTTATATAAGTAGCACCTGGTGTAGCTGTTCTCTCCATATCAGCTTACACTTAGTTGTAGCAGTGAGCTgagctctgagagagagagagagagtgtgtgtgtgtgtgtgtacaattCCCTCATTCCTGTCACCCTTTGAAGCATTTTATCAAACACCTAGCCCCTCTCTCCCTCGTCTCCGTTCGGTGCCCTTCACAGAGCATGGCATCCGGTTCGGTGACCACCTGCTGGACCGCGAAGCAGAACAAGATGTTCGAGAAGGCGCTGGCGGTGTACGACCAAGACACGCCGGACCGCTGGCACCACGTCGCCCGCGCCGTCGGAGGGAAGACCGTGGACGAAGTGAAGCGCCACTACGAGCTGCTCGTCGCAGACGTCCGCCGGATCGAGAAGGGCCATATGCCTTACGCCACCTACCTCTCATCTGGGATCAGGGgtactccctctctctctctctctctctctgtctgcaGGAGTTGGTGGCGCATCATGTTCTTAGGCTACTTGTCTTCCTCTGTCACGAAACTTGGGATGTCGCTTTTGGTCGTTCAAATGACCAACAGACCCAAGCAAGGTCTAAATCCATAC
The sequence above is a segment of the Musa acuminata AAA Group cultivar baxijiao unplaced genomic scaffold, Cavendish_Baxijiao_AAA HiC_scaffold_1033, whole genome shotgun sequence genome. Coding sequences within it:
- the LOC103999753 gene encoding protein RADIALIS-like 3; this encodes MASGSVTTCWTAKQNKMFEKALAVYDQDTPDRWHHVARAVGGKTVDEVKRHYELLVADVRRIEKGHMPYATYLSSGIRG